A stretch of the Tardiphaga sp. 709 genome encodes the following:
- the fliR gene encoding flagellar biosynthetic protein FliR, protein MRIDVSLLPALAAAFMLAFARIGTMVMLMPGFGETNIPARAKLSIALGLTLLMLPAHRGAYNVDMGSIVPMLVLLVHEIIIGVVLGATARVTLSALQVAGSIIAQQLGLGFVTSVDPTQGQQGVLIGNFLTMLGITMLFATDTHHLVIAAINDSYKIFAPGEIMSTGDVAKLATNAFAAAFKIGTQLAAPFLVFGLVFNMGLGVLARLMPQMQVYFVGVPLSIMIGFLIFAVVLATMMGTYLEYVTGVMQQMMPRI, encoded by the coding sequence ATGCGCATCGATGTCTCGCTTCTGCCCGCTCTCGCCGCTGCCTTCATGCTGGCCTTCGCCCGCATCGGTACGATGGTGATGTTGATGCCGGGCTTTGGCGAAACCAACATTCCCGCACGGGCCAAGCTATCGATCGCATTGGGACTGACCCTTCTCATGCTGCCGGCGCATCGCGGCGCCTATAACGTCGATATGGGATCAATCGTGCCGATGCTGGTTCTGCTGGTGCATGAGATCATCATCGGCGTCGTGCTCGGCGCCACAGCGCGCGTCACGCTGTCGGCGCTGCAGGTCGCCGGATCGATCATCGCACAGCAACTCGGTCTCGGCTTCGTCACCTCGGTGGATCCGACACAGGGTCAGCAGGGCGTGCTGATCGGCAATTTTCTCACGATGCTCGGCATCACGATGCTGTTCGCCACCGATACGCATCACCTTGTGATCGCCGCCATTAATGACAGCTACAAGATTTTCGCGCCCGGCGAGATCATGTCGACGGGCGATGTGGCGAAGCTCGCGACCAATGCCTTCGCGGCGGCGTTCAAGATCGGCACGCAGCTTGCTGCGCCTTTCCTGGTGTTCGGCCTCGTCTTCAACATGGGGCTTGGCGTGCTGGCACGGCTGATGCCGCAGATGCAGGTCTATTTCGTCGGTGTACCGCTTTCGATCATGATCGGATTCCTGATCTTTGCCGTCGTGCTCGCGACCATGATGGGGACCTACCTCGAATACGTCACCGGCGTCATGCAACAAATGATGCCGCGGATATAG
- the flgC gene encoding flagellar basal body rod protein FlgC, which produces MADDISDFSRSMGIATSGLRAQAGRMRVISENIANAQSTSQNAGGDPYRRKVPTFKSELDRSLDARIVGLGRIRPDQSAFPTRYEPGNPAADAAGNVKYPNVNSLVEMTDMKEAQRSYEANLNIISATRRMIQRTLDILKA; this is translated from the coding sequence ATGGCAGACGATATCAGCGACTTCTCGCGCTCCATGGGCATCGCGACCTCCGGTCTGCGCGCCCAGGCGGGTCGCATGCGGGTGATTTCGGAAAACATCGCCAATGCGCAGTCTACATCACAGAACGCCGGCGGAGACCCCTATCGCCGCAAGGTGCCGACCTTCAAATCCGAGCTGGACCGCTCGCTGGATGCCCGCATCGTCGGCCTCGGCCGCATCAGGCCCGACCAGTCTGCGTTTCCCACGCGCTACGAGCCCGGCAATCCCGCGGCGGATGCCGCCGGCAACGTCAAATACCCCAACGTGAATTCGCTGGTGGAAATGACGGACATGAAGGAAGCGCAGCGCTCCTACGAAGCCAATCTCAACATCATCAGCGCCACGCGCCGGATGATCCAACGCACGCTCGACATCCTCAAGGCCTGA
- the flhB gene encoding flagellar biosynthesis protein FlhB — protein MADDDSEKTHDPTQKKLDDAHERGDVAKSQEVNTWFLLAGATLVLSTFNGSVGGGLQTPLKNLLQNSWMIRTDGPGLLLLAKSLCMSILSTMGMPILFLVIAALAGNLIQHRLVFSTEGLVPKFSKLSPMEGAKRVFGKQALANFLKGLFKLVLLGAVMCAVLWPERFRLDALIHIDPSAILGITTSLTLQLMGSVVAMLAFVAIADFFFQYRTWYEKLKMSLQEVKEEYKQSEGDPHIKGKIKQLRQQNMKKRMMAAVPKASVIITNPTHYAVALSYERGMTAPICVAKGVDNIALKIREVAGKHDIPIVENVPLARALYATVEIDEEIPGEHYHAVAEVIGYVMGLKRGLSGRTP, from the coding sequence ATGGCCGACGACGATTCCGAGAAGACACATGACCCCACGCAAAAAAAGCTCGACGATGCTCACGAACGCGGTGACGTAGCCAAAAGCCAGGAGGTCAATACCTGGTTCCTGCTGGCGGGCGCGACGCTGGTCTTGTCGACCTTCAACGGCTCGGTCGGCGGCGGGCTGCAAACGCCGCTTAAAAACCTTCTGCAAAATTCCTGGATGATACGGACCGACGGGCCCGGACTATTGCTGCTGGCCAAGAGTCTCTGCATGTCCATCTTGTCCACCATGGGCATGCCGATCCTGTTTCTCGTGATCGCCGCGCTTGCCGGCAATCTGATCCAGCACCGGCTGGTGTTCTCCACCGAAGGTCTGGTGCCCAAGTTCAGCAAGCTGTCGCCGATGGAAGGCGCCAAGCGTGTCTTCGGCAAGCAGGCGCTGGCTAATTTCCTTAAGGGGCTGTTCAAGCTTGTGCTGCTCGGCGCCGTGATGTGCGCGGTGCTGTGGCCCGAGCGTTTTCGTCTGGATGCGCTGATCCATATCGATCCGTCGGCGATCCTCGGCATCACCACATCGCTGACACTGCAGCTCATGGGTTCGGTGGTGGCGATGCTCGCCTTCGTCGCCATTGCCGACTTCTTCTTCCAGTACCGCACCTGGTACGAGAAGCTGAAGATGTCGCTGCAGGAAGTGAAGGAAGAATACAAGCAGTCCGAGGGTGACCCCCACATCAAGGGCAAGATCAAGCAGCTGCGTCAGCAAAACATGAAGAAGCGCATGATGGCAGCGGTGCCGAAGGCGTCGGTGATCATCACCAACCCGACGCACTACGCCGTGGCGCTGTCCTATGAGCGCGGCATGACCGCGCCGATCTGCGTGGCCAAAGGCGTCGACAACATCGCGCTGAAGATCAGGGAAGTTGCCGGCAAGCACGACATTCCGATCGTCGAGAACGTGCCGCTGGCGCGCGCGCTTTACGCCACCGTCGAGATCGACGAGGAAATTCCGGGCGAACACTACCATGCGGTGGCCGAAGTCATTGGCTACGTCATGGGCCTGAAGCGCGGCCTGTCCGGGCGCACGCCATGA
- the fliE gene encoding flagellar hook-basal body complex protein FliE, with protein MATPSVAANAYSALSRIMDAGGGVGGGLNKAADAGGGQSFGAVLKDALGSVLDSGRKSDAQTIAMANGKANVMDVVTAVAETDVAVSTLVSVRDRVIQSYEDIMKMPI; from the coding sequence ATGGCAACTCCCTCTGTCGCCGCCAACGCTTACTCGGCTCTCTCGCGCATCATGGACGCCGGTGGTGGCGTCGGTGGCGGTCTCAACAAGGCGGCGGACGCCGGTGGTGGTCAGTCGTTCGGCGCGGTCCTCAAGGACGCGCTGGGCAGCGTGCTCGATTCCGGCCGTAAGTCGGATGCGCAGACCATCGCAATGGCCAACGGCAAGGCCAATGTGATGGACGTGGTCACGGCAGTTGCGGAAACCGACGTCGCCGTTTCGACGCTGGTCTCGGTGCGCGATCGCGTCATCCAGTCCTACGAAGACATCATGAAGATGCCGATCTGA
- the fliQ gene encoding flagellar biosynthesis protein FliQ: MTGPETLDVARDAIWTIVIVSGPLMVVGLLVGVVVSLVQALTQIQEQSLVFVPKILAVFATMMLTLPFMGDALSSYMLRISSRIIGG; the protein is encoded by the coding sequence ATGACCGGCCCCGAAACTCTCGACGTTGCCCGTGATGCGATCTGGACGATTGTGATCGTGTCCGGTCCGCTGATGGTCGTGGGCCTCTTGGTCGGCGTCGTGGTGTCGCTGGTGCAGGCGCTGACCCAGATCCAGGAACAGTCGCTGGTCTTCGTACCGAAGATTCTCGCGGTCTTTGCCACCATGATGCTGACGCTCCCGTTCATGGGGGACGCATTGTCGAGCTACATGTTGCGGATATCGTCGCGAATCATCGGGGGGTGA